A single Methanocaldococcus bathoardescens DNA region contains:
- the hypD gene encoding hydrogenase formation protein HypD, whose amino-acid sequence MINLNDRALIKKAIDKINKLAEKVDNLKIMHVCGSHEHTICKYGIREVLPENISVVPGPGCPVCVTTQKEIDTAIYLADNGYVITTLGDMYRVPGSEKSLMEKQSEGCDVRIVYSISEAVKMAKKEKDKKFVFVAIGFETTAPTTGAELISLKNKDIGNFFILNCHRQTPPVMEFLLSEGVYLDAFICPGHVSTITGLKPYYEPCKKYNAPMVVAGFEPIDVLMAIIMILKQIINGEAKVENEYMRAVKPEGNVLAQKIINEVFESVDIPWRGFPVIKNGGFGLRKEYKKFDIYEHEDIPEIKEKIPKGCICDKILRGEKLPTDCPLFGKVCTPLNPVGSCMVSDEGTCRIFYKYRRI is encoded by the coding sequence AAAAAAAGCTATAGATAAGATAAATAAACTTGCTGAGAAGGTTGATAATCTAAAAATTATGCATGTTTGTGGAAGTCATGAGCATACAATCTGTAAATATGGTATTAGGGAAGTATTACCAGAAAATATCTCTGTTGTTCCAGGTCCTGGCTGTCCTGTATGTGTAACAACACAAAAAGAAATTGATACTGCCATATATTTGGCTGATAATGGTTATGTTATAACAACCCTTGGTGATATGTATAGAGTGCCAGGAAGTGAAAAGAGCTTAATGGAAAAACAATCTGAAGGATGCGATGTTAGAATTGTTTATAGCATAAGTGAAGCTGTAAAAATGGCTAAAAAAGAGAAGGATAAAAAATTTGTTTTTGTGGCTATTGGTTTTGAAACTACAGCTCCAACAACAGGGGCTGAGCTTATAAGTCTAAAAAATAAAGACATAGGTAACTTTTTCATTTTAAACTGCCATAGACAAACCCCGCCAGTTATGGAGTTTTTGTTGAGTGAGGGGGTTTATTTAGATGCTTTTATCTGCCCGGGACATGTTTCAACAATTACAGGTTTAAAGCCATATTATGAACCATGCAAAAAATACAATGCCCCAATGGTTGTTGCTGGCTTTGAACCAATAGACGTTTTAATGGCAATAATCATGATTTTAAAACAAATTATCAATGGAGAGGCAAAGGTTGAGAATGAATATATGAGAGCTGTTAAACCTGAAGGAAATGTTTTAGCTCAAAAAATAATAAACGAGGTTTTTGAAAGTGTAGATATTCCTTGGAGAGGGTTTCCAGTTATTAAAAATGGTGGCTTTGGATTAAGAAAAGAATATAAGAAATTTGACATTTACGAGCATGAAGATATTCCAGAAATTAAAGAAAAAATACCAAAAGGTTGTATATGTGATAAAATTTTGAGAGGAGAGAAGCTTCCAACTGATTGTCCATTGTTTGGTAAGGTTTGCACCCCATTAAATCCAGTCGGAAGTTGTATGGTCTCGGACGAGGGAACGTGTAGAATATTTTATAAGTATAGAAGGATTTAA
- a CDS encoding DNA-methyltransferase: MLNPKINELWTKMENEENEEKKEKLIMQIYNLMHQTLYPVWEEIYRVLVPGGIACINIGDATRKINGVFRLFPNHSKIIENFEKIGFVTLPYILWKKPSNKPNAFLGSGFLPPNAYVTLDVEYILIFRKGKPGKFKPKDPLRYASAYTKEERDKWFSQIWEIVGDRQTHNKLNRRTASFPEEIPRRLIRMFSIIGDTVLDPFLGTGTTIKAAIELKRNSIGYEIDKSLKPIIEEKIGTKQKRIGMDFNVEFVYRS; the protein is encoded by the coding sequence ATGTTAAATCCAAAAATAAACGAGCTTTGGACAAAAATGGAAAATGAAGAAAATGAAGAGAAAAAAGAAAAATTAATCATGCAAATATATAATTTAATGCATCAAACATTATATCCAGTTTGGGAGGAAATTTATAGAGTTTTAGTTCCAGGAGGAATTGCATGCATTAACATAGGGGACGCTACAAGAAAAATTAACGGAGTTTTTAGATTATTTCCAAATCATTCCAAAATTATTGAGAATTTTGAAAAGATTGGATTTGTAACCCTTCCCTATATACTATGGAAAAAACCTTCAAACAAGCCAAATGCATTCTTAGGTTCTGGATTTCTCCCACCAAATGCTTATGTGACATTAGATGTTGAGTATATATTGATATTTAGGAAAGGAAAACCAGGAAAGTTTAAACCAAAAGACCCGTTAAGATATGCGAGTGCATACACTAAAGAAGAGAGGGACAAGTGGTTTTCTCAGATTTGGGAGATTGTTGGAGATAGACAAACACATAACAAGCTTAATAGAAGGACAGCATCATTCCCAGAAGAAATTCCTAGGAGATTAATTAGAATGTTTTCAATTATTGGTGATACTGTTTTAGACCCTTTTTTAGGGACTGGAACTACAATAAAAGCGGCAATTGAATTAAAGAGAAACTCTATTGGTTATGAAATTGATAAATCCCTAAAACCCATAATTGAAGAAAAAATTGGAACTAAGCAAAAAAGAATTGGAATGGATTTCAATGTAGAATTTGTCTATCGTAGCTAA
- a CDS encoding DsrE/DsrF/TusD sulfur relay family protein — MKFTVVITEAPYGKERAYSALRFALTALLEGIKVNIFLIENGVYVAKKEQNPSEMPNYLELLKNAIELGAVVKACGPCCKARGLKEEDLLEGVQLATMHDLIAFVKESDNVVTF; from the coding sequence GTGAAATTTACTGTAGTTATTACAGAAGCACCTTATGGTAAGGAGAGAGCTTATTCAGCATTAAGATTTGCATTAACAGCCCTATTAGAAGGAATTAAAGTAAATATCTTCTTAATTGAGAATGGGGTTTATGTTGCTAAAAAAGAACAAAATCCATCAGAAATGCCTAATTATTTAGAGTTGTTAAAAAATGCTATTGAGCTTGGGGCAGTAGTTAAAGCTTGTGGCCCTTGCTGTAAAGCAAGAGGTTTAAAAGAGGAAGATTTACTTGAAGGAGTTCAATTAGCTACAATGCATGACTTAATAGCTTTTGTTAAGGAAAGTGATAACGTAGTTACATTTTAA
- a CDS encoding prefoldin subunit beta, with amino-acid sequence MELPPQIQAQLMQLQQLQQQLQMILMQKQSVEAELKESKKALEELEKSASDEVYKLVGGLFVKRKKDDVKKELEEKVETLELRVKTLEKQEEKLQSRLKELQEKLQKMIPAAQ; translated from the coding sequence ATGGAATTACCACCACAAATTCAAGCACAATTAATGCAGTTACAACAATTACAGCAACAATTACAAATGATTTTAATGCAGAAGCAGAGCGTTGAAGCGGAATTAAAAGAAAGTAAAAAAGCTTTAGAAGAATTGGAAAAATCTGCAAGCGATGAGGTTTATAAGTTAGTTGGGGGATTATTTGTTAAAAGAAAAAAAGATGATGTTAAAAAAGAATTAGAAGAAAAAGTTGAAACATTAGAGTTGAGAGTAAAAACATTAGAGAAACAGGAAGAAAAATTACAATCAAGATTAAAAGAATTGCAGGAAAAATTACAAAAAATGATACCTGCAGCACAATAA
- a CDS encoding DHH family phosphoesterase, with the protein MKLLDYLKRDEILFLCHHNADPDAIGSCVALKYLASQLNPNGKFRISADSVSKISRNILNEIGEKVDIEVYPKLPETVFIVDTASVNQLKVNFNELKEREVILIDHHKKTDLADICEYYIVREDYPSTSEIIAEIFKELNIFPPKNVRIALLCGIVYDTKHLKLANSRTFELISYLIKDISFQKILYLLSQESDFSKRTAHLKACSRMEIREFDKLKIALSHVSSHEASCAKTIVSIGADIAFVVAVRKKEGEIRVSARCRKHVSKYVHLGNLMEKIGKELGGSGGGHSEAGGLNAPYDKSKSKEKVIKEVLDLCYKRFVEEYKKAKNQS; encoded by the coding sequence ATGAAGTTATTAGATTATTTAAAAAGAGATGAGATTCTTTTTTTATGCCATCATAACGCAGACCCTGATGCAATAGGAAGTTGTGTAGCTTTAAAATATTTAGCATCCCAATTAAATCCAAATGGAAAGTTTAGAATTTCAGCAGATTCTGTTAGTAAGATTTCAAGGAACATTTTAAATGAAATTGGGGAAAAAGTAGATATTGAAGTTTATCCTAAACTACCAGAAACTGTGTTTATAGTTGATACTGCTTCAGTAAATCAATTAAAGGTTAATTTTAATGAATTAAAAGAGAGAGAAGTTATTTTAATAGACCACCATAAAAAAACTGATTTGGCAGATATATGTGAATATTACATAGTTAGGGAAGATTATCCATCAACATCCGAGATTATAGCAGAGATTTTTAAAGAATTAAATATCTTTCCACCAAAAAATGTTAGAATTGCCCTATTGTGTGGAATTGTTTATGATACAAAACATTTAAAGTTAGCTAACTCAAGAACATTTGAGTTAATAAGTTATTTAATAAAAGATATAAGTTTTCAGAAAATTTTGTATTTATTGTCTCAAGAAAGTGATTTTAGTAAGAGAACAGCCCACTTAAAGGCATGTAGTAGAATGGAAATTAGGGAATTTGATAAGCTTAAAATAGCTCTATCTCATGTTAGTTCTCATGAAGCTTCTTGTGCAAAAACTATAGTGAGTATAGGGGCAGATATAGCATTCGTTGTAGCTGTTAGGAAAAAAGAGGGAGAGATTAGAGTTAGTGCAAGATGTAGAAAACATGTTTCTAAGTATGTGCATTTAGGTAATTTGATGGAAAAAATTGGAAAAGAGTTGGGGGGAAGTGGAGGAGGACATAGTGAAGCTGGTGGGTTAAATGCTCCTTATGATAAGAGCAAAAGTAAAGAAAAAGTTATAAAAGAAGTTTTAGACCTTTGCTATAAAAGATTTGTAGAGGAATATAAAAAAGCAAAGAATCAAAGTTAA
- a CDS encoding sulfurtransferase TusA family protein, with amino-acid sequence MKKLDVTGDICPIPVLKTKKALEELNEGEELEVVGDYKPALENIKRFAENNGYTVVSAEETENGFRIVIKK; translated from the coding sequence ATGAAAAAACTTGATGTTACAGGAGATATCTGCCCAATTCCAGTTTTAAAAACAAAAAAAGCTTTAGAAGAATTAAATGAAGGAGAAGAATTGGAAGTTGTTGGGGATTACAAACCAGCATTAGAGAATATAAAAAGATTTGCTGAAAATAACGGATATACTGTTGTCTCTGCTGAAGAGACAGAAAACGGTTTTAGAATTGTTATTAAAAAATAA